The following proteins are encoded in a genomic region of Candidatus Methylomirabilis lanthanidiphila:
- a CDS encoding HAD-superfamily hydrolase — protein MGRLKAIIFDVDGTLADTEKNGHLVACNEAFAQMGFDIHWSWEEFKDLLKIPGNARRMRLALSAHTSLSESEIDRIVPELFELKKELYLKRVGELPLYPGVARIIREAIDRGIRLAIVSVTHDDQILALLKAQIPEALDAFNPIFGRQSGTKNAALYARCAAMLGCDTSEILVIEDSEKGFKAAHEAGLACAVVYNEYTRGQDFTGAELVVRSLECLDLDLLERLCLG, from the coding sequence ATGGGTAGACTGAAGGCAATCATCTTTGATGTGGATGGGACGCTGGCCGATACAGAGAAGAATGGGCATCTGGTGGCCTGTAACGAGGCGTTCGCGCAGATGGGGTTCGACATCCATTGGAGCTGGGAGGAGTTCAAGGATCTGCTGAAGATCCCCGGCAACGCCCGGCGGATGCGGTTGGCGCTCTCGGCCCACACCTCGCTTTCCGAGTCTGAGATCGACCGGATCGTGCCGGAACTGTTCGAACTGAAGAAGGAGTTGTATCTGAAACGGGTGGGCGAGCTGCCGCTGTACCCTGGCGTGGCCCGGATCATCCGCGAAGCGATCGATCGCGGGATACGACTGGCAATCGTATCGGTCACCCATGACGATCAGATCCTCGCGCTCCTCAAGGCGCAGATCCCCGAGGCGCTCGACGCCTTTAACCCGATTTTCGGCCGGCAATCCGGCACAAAGAACGCGGCCCTCTATGCTCGGTGTGCGGCAATGCTCGGATGCGATACATCGGAGATCCTGGTTATCGAGGATTCCGAAAAGGGGTTCAAGGCGGCTCATGAAGCCGGCTTGGCGTGCGCCGTCGTCTATAATGAGTACACGCGCGGCCAGGACTTCACCGGCGCCGAGCTTGTGGTCCGGAGCCTGGAGTGTCTGGACCTCGATCTTCTGGAAAGGCTGTGTCTGGGCTGA
- a CDS encoding decarboxylase yields the protein MKFPFVLDRLAAQDIRMIFRVVAEFVDGMEALTAIPPAVSVFGSTHIGRDDPAYTMAEQIGRLLAQHGYAVITGGGPGAMEAANKGAYEAGGVSIGLNIELPQQQEPNRYLTRLVNFQHFFVRKVMFVKHSIAFVILPGGFGTLDELFESITLIQTKKIKPFPVILTDDDYWLGLQEWLRDPVMGEGKITPDDFALLKTAHNPEEVIQIIKNSSTSNSLTP from the coding sequence ATGAAATTTCCATTTGTCCTTGACCGTCTGGCCGCGCAAGACATTCGAATGATTTTCCGTGTCGTGGCAGAGTTCGTCGACGGGATGGAGGCGCTTACGGCAATTCCACCGGCAGTCTCGGTCTTCGGATCGACGCATATCGGACGAGACGACCCTGCCTACACCATGGCCGAGCAGATCGGTCGCCTGTTGGCGCAGCACGGGTATGCCGTCATTACCGGCGGGGGCCCCGGCGCCATGGAGGCGGCGAATAAGGGCGCCTACGAGGCGGGTGGCGTGTCGATCGGCCTCAACATCGAGCTCCCTCAGCAGCAGGAACCCAACCGATACCTGACCAGGCTCGTGAACTTCCAGCACTTCTTCGTCCGGAAGGTCATGTTCGTCAAACACTCTATTGCGTTCGTTATCCTTCCTGGCGGTTTTGGCACCCTGGATGAGCTGTTTGAGTCGATTACGCTGATCCAGACCAAAAAGATCAAGCCGTTCCCGGTCATCCTAACAGACGATGACTACTGGCTCGGCTTACAGGAGTGGCTCCGCGATCCCGTGATGGGCGAGGGGAAGATCACGCCGGACGACTTCGCACTACTCAAGACGGCCCATAATCCTGAAGAGGTCATCCAGATCATCAAGAACTCCTCAACCTCCAACTCGCTGACCCCATAA
- a CDS encoding endonuclease III, protein MLTNRQITKVLQQVRNAISAWEPAVVGKIAEESRDPFRVLISCILSQQTKDHVTGEASERLYRLADRPDAILALSERQIAQAIYPVSFYKTKARTLRTVCHDLLTRFGGRAPDTIETLLTLPGVGRKTANLVVTVGYGKFGICVDTHVHRISNRWGYVDTKTPEQTEMALRLKLPRRHWIYYNDLLVPFGQHLCRPISPFCSRCPVERWCAKVGVTAHR, encoded by the coding sequence TTGCTCACTAACCGCCAGATAACCAAAGTCTTGCAGCAGGTTCGGAACGCGATCAGCGCATGGGAGCCCGCCGTTGTCGGCAAGATCGCCGAGGAGTCGCGCGATCCGTTTCGAGTCCTGATCTCTTGTATCTTGAGCCAGCAAACTAAGGATCACGTGACGGGGGAGGCCTCTGAGCGGCTGTATCGGCTTGCCGACCGGCCCGATGCGATACTCGCGCTCAGTGAGCGACAGATCGCCCAAGCCATCTACCCGGTCAGTTTCTATAAAACGAAGGCCAGAACTCTACGCACGGTCTGCCACGACCTGCTCACTCGATTCGGCGGGCGTGCCCCCGATACGATCGAGACGCTCCTCACTCTCCCCGGCGTCGGACGGAAGACCGCCAATCTTGTCGTCACGGTCGGCTACGGAAAGTTCGGTATCTGCGTCGACACGCATGTCCATCGGATCTCGAACCGCTGGGGTTACGTCGACACCAAGACCCCCGAACAGACCGAGATGGCGCTCCGGCTGAAGCTGCCGAGGCGACACTGGATCTATTACAACGACCTACTGGTCCCGTTCGGTCAGCATCTCTGTCGACCGATCTCTCCCTTTTGCAGTCGCTGTCCGGTCGAACGCTGGTGCGCCAAGGTCGGCGTGACAGCGCATCGCTAA